The following is a genomic window from Ethanoligenens harbinense YUAN-3.
TATATGTATTTATTTTCCATTTGGCGCAAATATCAGGCTAATGGTACATAGACACGCTCTAAGTAGCATGAGAAAATGGACTCGAAAAACTCTCAAGAGTTTGTCAAGTAAAGACTAAAAACTCCAAAGAGACCACTCTCATGGGAGCATGGAAAACAACACACGGCTACCAACCCCCAAACATTTGGATTCCGCGTTCTGAATGCATCAAGTCCCTTTAATGTGATTGACTTAAATGAAATAGCGGAAATGATCCACGAGAGTGGAGCTGCCGCCAGCATCGAGCTGGCTTATGCAAAATATATGCTGGGACCGGCTGATATGGTCGTCAACAACAGTACAACTGAGGAAATCAGACAAGCAGTTGGTACTTATGTGCAATCTGCAGTTAATTGCATGCGGGCGGGCTTCGATATGATCATGATACATGGAGGCCATGGTAACGTGCCTGCCCGTTTTTTTTCCACCGCAATCAACTACCGATCTGACGAGTACGGAGGTTCATTGCGTAACTGCGCCCGTTTTGCTACAGAGCTGCTTGAAAAAATACGTGAGGCGGTGGGACAAGCTATTGCCATTGAATACCGTATCAGCGCGGAGGAATTGGTACCTGATGGAACCGGCATGGCGGAAACACAAGAGTTTGTCAAACTGATCGAAGATAAGTAACCGTCAAGACCGCGCGCACCTTGTAAGCATGGTGTCGGGGAAGGTACAATGAACTTCAAAAGGGTTCAAAACATGTAATGGAGTGTTTTGGACCAAATTGGAGTGAATAAAATGGATACGCAAAAAATCGCGAGGGAGTTCCGGCTATCAGAGTGGGGCGAGGCGGTAAAGGAGCGAATAGCTGGCGGGCAGAGCGTGGACGCATTTTGCGAAGAAAAAAACATCAGCAAGGCCACCTATTACTACAGGCAGAAAAAAGTACGGGAAGCTGCCTGCATGGAGCTTATGGAGAAACAAAAGCGCGGAACCGGGCTTGTGCCGGACGGCTGGACGCAGCTTACGGAAGCAAAATCTGTTACTGCCGGCGAAGGCACCCTAGACATTGAAATCGCCGGCTGCCATATCCTTGCAAATGCCCAAACCGACCTGGAATTGCTGGCGAGAGTCTGCCGCATCCTGAGATCGCTGTGATGCAGTTCGGAGAAAAACCTGTGTATCTTTGCTGTGGGTGCACGGATATGAGGAAATCGATCAACGGGCTAATGACGCTTGTGCAGCACAGTTTTTCTCTCGACCCTTTTGTCGACGCGCTGTTCGTGTTCTGCAACCGAAGCCGTGACCGCCTGAAAATACTGGAGTGGGACGGCGATGGCTTTTGGCTGTATTTCAAACGGCTGGAACGCGGACATTTCCGCTGGCCGTCGTCAGACGAGGAAACCACAATGACGCTGAACAGTGAGGAACTGTCTTGTCTGATCGATGGCGCAAGGCTGGAGAAAAAGCTTCGCCGCAGCGAAGTTCTTGAACACAATATTTCGTAACACATCGGGATACGAAAATGCCGTTTTTTCTTGATTCTATGCGGTTTTTCCGGTATAATTAGAGAATGGAAAAACAAGAAAAAACAATTGAAATACCGCTTTCTGTTTACGAGAATTTTCTCAAACAGGCGGAGCAGATTGCCGAGCTAAAACAGCAGATTCAGTGGCTGATGGAGCAATTCCGCCTGGCCAAACGTAAGCAATTCGGCGCGTCCAGTGAACAGACGGACAACGAACAATTATGTCTGTTTAACGAAGCAGAGCAAACCGCCGATTTGACCGTGCCAGAGCCGGAAACCACCGAGGTCAAGGCGCATTACCGCAGAAAGACGCGCCTGACCACCGACAAGTTGCCGGAAGATTTACCTGTTGAGACCATTGAACACGAGCTGCCGATCGAGGCGCGTATCTGTCCGGACTGCGGTTGTCCTCTGCACAAAATGGGGGAAGACATCCGTGAGGAACTGAAAATCATCCCGGCAAAAGCCGTGATTGTACGCCATGTACGGCACGTCTATGCCTGCCGCCACTGCGAGGAGTCCTCTGATCGTGTGCCGATTGTCAAGGCGGAGATGCCAAAACCCGTCATCAAGGGAGGGTTCGCATCACCCGAATCCGTCGCCCATATCGCCGTGCAAAAATTTGTGATGGGCAGCCCGCTTTATCGGCAAGAGCA
Proteins encoded in this region:
- the tnpB gene encoding IS66 family insertion sequence element accessory protein TnpB (TnpB, as the term is used for proteins encoded by IS66 family insertion elements, is considered an accessory protein, since TnpC, encoded by a neighboring gene, is a DDE family transposase.), whose protein sequence is MQFGEKPVYLCCGCTDMRKSINGLMTLVQHSFSLDPFVDALFVFCNRSRDRLKILEWDGDGFWLYFKRLERGHFRWPSSDEETTMTLNSEELSCLIDGARLEKKLRRSEVLEHNIS
- the tnpA gene encoding IS66 family insertion sequence element accessory protein TnpA, translating into MDTQKIAREFRLSEWGEAVKERIAGGQSVDAFCEEKNISKATYYYRQKKVREAACMELMEKQKRGTGLVPDGWTQLTEAKSVTAGEGTLDIEIAGCHILANAQTDLELLARVCRILRSL